In a genomic window of [Empedobacter] haloabium:
- a CDS encoding deoxyribodipyrimidine photo-lyase → MPMSKNVLVWFRRDLRAFDHAALHHALQCGGPVYCAFVFDTPILAELPRDDRRVAFIHASLMELAADLEQMNGHLIVRHGDARTVIPALAGELDAGAVYVNEDYDPAAIARDETVATALRAAGRELRLFKDQVVLAKDEVLSQAGKPLTVFTPYKNAWLKKLNLDPGLVAPLHVEPHAAAFAPGRSTLPALARLGFDEVDLAAVGVTPGMTGGAAAFEDFLPKLAPYGTARDFPAVHGTSQLSLHLRFGTVSIRHLVRTVRELAERGQAGDGGAVWLAELVWREFYQQILFHFPYVVRSAFKPVYDRIEWETGPEADELFAAWCEGRTGYPLVDAAMLQLNRTGFMHNRLRMVTASFLVKDLGIDWRRGEAYFALKLNDYELASNNGGWQWAASSGCDAQPFFRIFNPVTQSQKFDADGTFIKTFLPQLSRLSAKEIHAPWLAAGKVPGYPAPIVQHDLARARTLQRYEVVKK, encoded by the coding sequence ATGCCTATGAGCAAGAACGTCCTCGTCTGGTTTCGGCGCGACCTGCGTGCGTTCGACCACGCCGCGCTGCACCACGCATTGCAGTGCGGCGGCCCGGTCTACTGCGCCTTCGTATTCGATACGCCGATCCTGGCCGAGTTGCCGCGCGACGACCGCCGGGTCGCCTTCATCCACGCCTCGCTGATGGAACTGGCGGCGGACCTGGAGCAGATGAACGGCCACCTGATCGTGCGCCATGGCGATGCCCGCACCGTGATCCCGGCGCTGGCCGGGGAACTGGACGCGGGCGCCGTGTACGTCAACGAAGACTACGATCCCGCGGCCATCGCGCGCGACGAGACCGTGGCAACCGCCCTGCGCGCCGCGGGCCGCGAGCTGCGCCTGTTCAAGGATCAGGTGGTCCTGGCGAAGGACGAGGTGCTGTCGCAGGCCGGCAAGCCGCTGACCGTGTTCACGCCCTACAAGAATGCGTGGCTGAAAAAGCTCAACCTCGATCCGGGCCTGGTCGCGCCGCTGCACGTGGAACCGCATGCGGCCGCGTTCGCGCCTGGCCGCAGCACGTTGCCTGCGCTGGCGCGACTGGGTTTCGACGAAGTCGACCTGGCCGCCGTCGGCGTCACGCCCGGCATGACGGGCGGCGCCGCCGCGTTCGAGGACTTCCTGCCCAAGCTGGCCCCGTACGGCACGGCGCGCGATTTTCCCGCCGTGCACGGCACCTCGCAACTGTCGCTGCACCTGCGCTTCGGCACCGTCTCGATCCGCCACCTGGTGCGCACGGTGCGCGAGCTGGCCGAACGGGGCCAGGCCGGTGACGGCGGCGCCGTCTGGCTGGCCGAACTGGTCTGGCGCGAGTTCTACCAGCAGATCCTGTTCCACTTCCCTTACGTGGTGCGCTCGGCGTTCAAGCCGGTGTACGACCGCATCGAATGGGAGACGGGACCGGAGGCGGACGAATTGTTCGCCGCCTGGTGCGAGGGCCGCACCGGCTACCCCCTGGTGGACGCGGCCATGCTGCAGCTGAACCGCACGGGCTTCATGCACAACCGGCTGCGCATGGTCACGGCCAGCTTCCTCGTCAAGGACCTCGGCATCGACTGGCGCCGCGGCGAGGCGTATTTCGCGCTGAAGCTGAACGACTACGAGCTGGCGTCCAACAACGGCGGCTGGCAATGGGCCGCCTCCTCCGGCTGCGACGCGCAGCCGTTCTTCCGCATCTTCAATCCTGTCACGCAGTCGCAGAAGTTCGATGCGGACGGTACCTTCATCAAGACGTTCCTGCCGCAGTTGTCCAGGCTGAGCGCCAAGGAGATCCATGCGCCATGGCTGGCGGCGGGCAAGGTGCCGGGCTATCCGGCGCCAATCGTGCAGCATGACCTGGCGCGGGCGCGCACGCTGCAGCGCTATGAAGTGGTGAAGAAGTAG
- a CDS encoding YqgE/AlgH family protein codes for MTTPALNLANHFLIAMPSMHDPVFGGTVVYVCEHNENGVLGVVINKPTDMTMETLFDRIDLEVTAGREAMEKKPIMFGGPVQDDRGFVLHTPGARYSSSLTVTDEVAFTTSIDVLEAVARGAGPQRMLVSIGYAGWSPGQLEDEISRNGWLTVGADPGILFETPIEERYVAAMKLLGIDPLMLTSEAGHA; via the coding sequence ATGACGACGCCTGCCCTGAACCTGGCCAATCATTTCCTGATCGCCATGCCGTCGATGCACGACCCGGTGTTCGGCGGGACCGTCGTCTATGTTTGCGAGCACAACGAGAATGGCGTGCTGGGCGTGGTCATCAACAAACCCACCGACATGACGATGGAAACGCTGTTCGACCGCATCGACCTGGAAGTCACGGCGGGGCGTGAGGCGATGGAGAAAAAGCCCATCATGTTCGGCGGCCCCGTGCAGGACGACCGCGGCTTCGTGCTGCATACGCCGGGCGCGCGCTATTCGTCGTCGCTGACGGTGACGGACGAAGTGGCGTTCACCACCTCGATCGACGTGCTGGAAGCGGTGGCGCGCGGCGCCGGTCCGCAGCGCATGCTGGTCTCGATCGGCTACGCCGGCTGGAGCCCGGGCCAGCTGGAGGACGAGATCAGCCGCAACGGCTGGCTGACCGTCGGCGCCGATCCCGGCATCCTGTTCGAGACGCCGATCGAGGAGCGCTACGTCGCCGCCATGAAACTGCTGGGCATCGATCCGCTGATGCTCACCTCCGAAGCGGGCCATGCCTGA
- the ruvX gene encoding Holliday junction resolvase RuvX, which translates to MPDPVNVSETVFGFDFGIKRIGVAMGNTMIGQARALAVIKGEDNATRFGAIAALIDKWGPTKFIVGLPLHPDGAEHEMTARCRRFANQLHGRFNIPVVLVDERYSSAVIQAGRGEVIDDRAAAIILQQYFDQYHPQ; encoded by the coding sequence ATGCCTGATCCAGTGAACGTGTCAGAAACGGTATTCGGCTTCGACTTCGGCATCAAGCGTATCGGTGTCGCGATGGGTAACACGATGATCGGCCAGGCCAGAGCGCTGGCCGTCATCAAGGGCGAGGACAACGCGACCCGTTTCGGCGCCATTGCCGCGCTGATCGACAAATGGGGGCCGACGAAATTCATCGTCGGCCTGCCCCTGCATCCGGACGGTGCGGAACACGAGATGACGGCGCGCTGCCGCCGCTTCGCCAACCAGCTGCACGGCCGCTTCAACATTCCCGTCGTACTGGTGGACGAGCGCTACTCGTCCGCCGTCATCCAGGCCGGGCGGGGCGAGGTCATCGACGACCGTGCCGCCGCCATCATCCTGCAACAGTACTTCGACCAGTATCACCCTCAATAG
- the pyrR gene encoding bifunctional pyr operon transcriptional regulator/uracil phosphoribosyltransferase PyrR, whose product MPQLDPQHLDAEALYAALLDQVRAGIAGAHEPAIVGIHSGGAWIAERLARDLGLTQRLGVLDVSFYRDDYAKKGLPAEVKPTNIGFDVAGATIVLVDDVLYTGRTTRAAINELFDYGRPARILLAALVDRGERQLPVAADFVAAHTRVGAGEALRLRQADTGQFKLTIERENA is encoded by the coding sequence ATGCCCCAACTTGACCCCCAACACCTGGACGCGGAGGCGCTCTACGCGGCGCTGCTCGACCAGGTCCGCGCCGGCATCGCCGGTGCGCACGAGCCGGCCATCGTCGGCATCCATTCCGGCGGCGCCTGGATCGCCGAGCGCCTGGCGCGCGACCTGGGCCTGACGCAGCGTCTGGGCGTGCTCGACGTCTCGTTCTACCGCGACGATTACGCCAAGAAGGGCCTGCCGGCCGAAGTGAAGCCGACCAATATCGGTTTCGACGTGGCCGGCGCCACCATCGTGCTGGTGGACGACGTGCTGTACACGGGCCGCACCACGCGCGCCGCGATCAACGAGCTGTTCGACTACGGCCGTCCGGCGCGCATCCTGCTGGCGGCGCTGGTCGACCGCGGCGAGCGCCAGCTGCCGGTGGCCGCCGATTTCGTGGCCGCCCACACCCGCGTGGGCGCGGGCGAGGCGCTGCGCCTGCGCCAGGCCGACACAGGCCAATTCAAACTGACCATCGAACGCGAAAATGCTTAA
- a CDS encoding aspartate carbamoyltransferase catalytic subunit gives MLNPQLNKHGELQHLLTTEGLPKAIVNQILDTAASFVSVSDREVKKVPLMRGKSVFNLFFENSTRTRTTFEIASKRLSADVINLNIQASSASKGESLLDTIDNLSAMHADMFVVRHASSGAPYLIAKHLHDTRQNHVHVVNAGDGRHAHPTQGLLDMYTIRHYKKDFTNLRVAIVGDILHSRVARSDIHALTTLGVPEIRAIGPHTLLPGGLEQLGVRTFTNMDEGLKDVDVIIMLRLQNERMSGALLPSAQEYFKSYGLTQERLALAAPDAIVMHPGPMNRGVEIDSAVADGPQAVILSQVTFGIAVRMAVMSILAGNQG, from the coding sequence ATGCTTAATCCGCAACTGAACAAACACGGCGAGCTGCAGCACCTCTTGACCACCGAGGGCCTGCCGAAGGCCATCGTCAACCAGATCCTCGACACGGCGGCGTCCTTCGTCAGCGTGTCCGACCGCGAGGTCAAGAAGGTGCCGCTGATGCGCGGCAAGAGCGTGTTCAACCTGTTCTTCGAGAACTCCACGCGCACCCGCACCACGTTCGAGATCGCGTCCAAGCGCCTGTCGGCGGACGTCATCAACCTGAACATCCAGGCCTCGTCGGCCAGCAAGGGCGAGTCGCTGCTGGACACGATCGACAACCTGTCGGCCATGCATGCGGACATGTTCGTGGTGCGCCACGCCTCCTCCGGCGCGCCGTACCTGATCGCCAAGCACCTGCACGACACCAGGCAGAATCATGTCCACGTCGTCAACGCGGGCGACGGCCGCCACGCGCACCCGACCCAGGGCCTGCTGGACATGTACACGATCCGGCATTACAAGAAGGACTTCACCAACCTGCGCGTGGCCATCGTCGGCGACATCCTGCACAGCCGCGTGGCCCGTTCCGACATCCATGCGTTGACGACGCTGGGCGTGCCCGAGATCCGCGCCATCGGCCCGCACACGCTGCTGCCGGGCGGCCTGGAGCAGTTGGGCGTGCGCACCTTCACCAACATGGACGAAGGCCTGAAGGACGTCGACGTCATCATCATGCTGCGCCTGCAGAACGAGCGCATGAGCGGCGCGCTGCTGCCGTCGGCGCAGGAATACTTCAAGAGCTACGGCCTGACCCAGGAACGCCTGGCGCTGGCCGCGCCGGACGCGATCGTGATGCACCCGGGGCCGATGAACCGTGGCGTCGAGATCGACTCGGCGGTGGCGGACGGCCCGCAGGCCGTGATCCTGTCGCAGGTGACGTTCGGGATCGCCGTGCGCATGGCGGTGATGAGTATCTTGGCAGGCAATCAAGGGTAA
- a CDS encoding dihydroorotase: protein MTNLHIKNGRVIDPANGVDAVQDLFIADGKVAALGSAPAGFTAARTIDATGLVVAPGLVDLSARLREPGYEYKATLESEMQAAVQGGVTSLVCPPDTDPVLDEPGLVEMLKHRARGLNQAKVHPLGALTMGLKGQALTEMAELTEAGCIGFSHAEVPIQDTTVLLRALQYAKTFGYTVWLRPQDAHIGKGGVAHSGPLASRLGLSGVPVMAETIALHTIFELLRATGAKVHLCRISSAAGLELVRAAKAEGLAVTCDVGAHHVHLTDADINFFDPNAHLTPPLRSQRDREAIRAALTDGTIDAICSDHTPVDDDEKLLPFAEASPGATGLELLLSLALKWAEDLGGDALFKALNRVTAAPARVAGLDAGHLAVGGSADVVLFDPAARWLVEAPALASQGKHTPFLGYEMLGQVRATIVSGHVAFERNAA from the coding sequence GTGACGAACTTACATATCAAGAACGGCCGCGTGATCGACCCGGCCAACGGCGTGGACGCCGTGCAGGACCTGTTCATCGCCGACGGCAAGGTGGCCGCGCTCGGCAGCGCGCCGGCCGGTTTCACGGCCGCGCGCACCATCGACGCGACGGGCCTGGTGGTCGCCCCCGGCCTGGTGGACCTGTCGGCCCGCCTGCGCGAGCCGGGCTACGAATACAAGGCCACGCTGGAATCGGAAATGCAGGCGGCCGTGCAGGGTGGCGTGACCAGCCTGGTCTGCCCGCCGGACACGGACCCGGTGCTGGACGAGCCGGGCCTGGTCGAGATGCTGAAGCATCGCGCCCGTGGCCTGAACCAGGCCAAGGTGCATCCGCTGGGCGCGCTGACGATGGGCCTGAAGGGCCAGGCGCTGACGGAGATGGCGGAATTGACCGAAGCCGGCTGCATCGGCTTCTCGCACGCCGAGGTGCCGATCCAGGACACGACGGTGCTGCTGCGCGCGCTGCAGTACGCCAAGACGTTCGGCTATACCGTCTGGCTGCGCCCGCAGGACGCGCACATCGGCAAGGGCGGCGTGGCCCACAGCGGCCCGCTGGCCTCGCGCCTGGGGCTGTCCGGCGTGCCGGTGATGGCCGAGACCATCGCCCTGCACACGATCTTCGAGCTGTTGCGCGCCACCGGCGCCAAGGTGCACCTGTGCCGCATCTCGTCCGCCGCCGGCCTGGAGCTGGTGCGCGCCGCCAAGGCCGAGGGCCTGGCCGTGACGTGCGACGTGGGCGCGCACCACGTGCACCTGACCGATGCCGACATCAATTTCTTCGACCCGAACGCGCACCTGACGCCGCCGCTGCGCAGCCAGCGCGACCGCGAGGCGATCCGCGCCGCGCTGACGGACGGCACCATCGACGCGATCTGCTCCGACCACACGCCGGTGGACGACGACGAGAAGCTGCTGCCGTTCGCCGAGGCCTCGCCTGGCGCGACCGGCCTGGAACTGCTGCTGTCGCTGGCGCTGAAATGGGCGGAAGACCTGGGCGGCGATGCGCTGTTCAAGGCACTCAATCGCGTCACGGCGGCGCCGGCCCGCGTGGCCGGCCTCGATGCGGGCCACCTGGCGGTGGGCGGCAGCGCCGACGTGGTGCTGTTCGACCCGGCCGCGCGCTGGCTGGTGGAAGCGCCGGCGCTGGCCAGCCAGGGCAAGCACACGCCGTTCCTCGGCTACGAGATGCTGGGCCAGGTACGGGCGACGATCGTCTCCGGCCACGTCGCGTTCGAGCGCAACGCGGCATAA